tcaaagttcgattagatGTGTTGTCCTCGGGTCACCGGGTACGAGTTGTGTATTTTCTTCCGGTCGTTTGTCAGTCTCCAaagatttggaaacaaattaaatcatatcgCAATCTTGTTAGAGTTTTCTCTTCAATTCGTTCACCAGCTCTCCCCCCCCATGCCCGAGTCCTCGCCTCGCTACCCTCGCCGAAACCCCATTCAAGCTCGCCCAGCCCCACGCATCCAAGCGCCCAGCCCCGTGCGCCGCGCTTCGCCATCCTCCCGCTCGCCCAGCCGAGCCCCCTGCCCCTCGTCTCCTGCCGAGCGCCCATCCGAGCCCCTCGCTCGCCCAGGCACCCAGCCCCGCGCGTCGCGCCTCGCCATCCTCCCGCTCGCCCTGCTGggtgccacgctcgcccctcgcccaggCCCACACGCCCGCCTCGCCTGCCTCGCCGTCTCCCTGCCCAGCCGAGCTCGCCCAAGCCCACGCGCCAGCTcctcgccacgctcgcccctcgccccctCGCCTGCCAGCACCTCGCCCAAGCTTCGCCCTCGCCACCTCGCCCCCTCGCCTAAGCTCGCCCAGCCGAGCGCCCACGCTCGCCTAGCCAAGCACTCGCCCTCGtcgagcgccacgctcgcccagccaaGCTCTCGCCCGGCGCCCCCAGCATGCCTGCTCGCCCAGCCAAGCTCTCGCCCGGCGCCCCCAGCACGCCTGCTCCCCCAGCCAAGCGCTCGTCCCCTccgagcgccacgctcgcccccgcagagcgccacgctcgcccagccaaGCGCTCGCCCGGCGCCCCTAGCACGCCTCACGCCGCTCCACCCTCGCCCAAGTGCGCCTGCTCGTCCAGCGCCCCCCATCTCGCCTCGCACACCCGCTCAGCCCGCAGCCACTCGCTCGCCTCTTCACGCTCGCCCAACGCATCGAGCGCTCGTCCAGTACGTTgagaattttgatatattcccttgcgaatggttgtgtgatttctgaaaaaattatgggggcgttgcccccacacccccacgacctgaccgggcaggtcgatccccgtaaacTCTGCTCCCCGTAAACATCTTTTGTTATCGactaaccaaataaatttttctcttcccaaactttgctcctctgctaggcgatgtcttagcaggaaaataaaaactcaacatctccaccctctaactcctctgctaggtgacaccttagcaggaaaaataaatttaattcttctcatccactcttctcctctgctaggcgatgccttagcaggaaaataacatttttctcctctcaaactccgctcctctgctaggtgatgccttagcaggaaaataaaaattcactacccccaccctctagcttctctgctaagccgggtcttagcaggaaaataaaattcaactcctccatctaactcctctgctaggtgataccttagcaggaaaatttaaattcaacacctccaccctctaactcctctgctaggccgggccctagcaggaaaataaaattcaactcctccatctaattcctctgctaggtgataccttagcaggaaaataaaatcaacacctccatcctctaactcctctgctaagccagctaagccgggccttagcaggaaaataaaatcaacacctccatcctctaactcctctgctaggcgatgccttagcaggaaaataaagtcaacacctccaccctctaactcctctgctaagccgggccttagcaggaaaaatcaaactctcacctcatcatctcataactcctcagctaagccgggccttagcaggaaaataaaatcaacacctccaccctctaactcctctgctaggcgatgccttagcaggaaaataaagtcaacacctccaccctctaactcctctgctaagccgggccttagcaggaaaaatcaaactctcacctcatcatctcctaactcctctgctaagccgggccttagcaggaaaataaaatcaacacctccaccctctaactcctctgctaggcgatgccttagcaggaaaataaaatcaacatctccaccatctaactcctctgctaagtcgggccttagcaggaagaatcaaactctcacctcatcatctcctaactcctctgctaagccgggccttagcaggaaaatagagtcaacacctccaccctttaactcctctgctaagccgggccttagcaggaaaataaagtcaacacctccaccctctaactcctctgctaagccgggccttagcaggaaaaatcaaactctcacctcatcatctcctaactcctctgctaagccgggccttagcaggaaaataaaatcaacacctccaccctctaactcctctgctaggcgatgccttagcaggaaaataaaatcaacatctccaccatctaactcctctgctaagtcgggccttagcaggaaaaatcaaactctcacctcatcatctcctaactcctctgctaagccgggccttagcaggaaaatagaatcaacacctccaccctttaactcctctgctaagccgggccttagcaggaaaataaaatcaacatctccaccatctaactcctctgctaagccgggccttagcaggaaaatcaaactctcacctcatcatctcctaactcctctgctaagccgggccttagcaggaaaatagaatcaacacctccaccctttaactcctctgctaagccgggccttagcaggaaaataaagtcaacacctccaccctctaactcctctgctaagccgggccttagcaggaaaaatcaaactctcacctcatcatctcctaactcctctgctaagccgggccttagcaggaaaataaaatcaacacctccaccctctaactcctctgctaggcgatgccttagcaggaaaataaaatcaacatctccaccatctaactcctctgctaagtcgggccttagcaggaaaaatcaaactctcacctcatcatctcctaactcctctgctaagccgggccttagcaggaaaatagaatcaacacctccaccctttaactcctctgctaagccgggccttagcaggaaaataaaatcaacatctccaccatctaactcctctgctaagccgggccttagcaggaaaatcaaactctcacctcatcatctcctaactcctctgctaagccgggccttagcaggaaaatagaatcaacacctccaccctttaactcctctgctaagccgggccttagcaggaaaataaaattcaacgcccccaccctctaactcctctgctaggagataccttagcaggaaaataaaaattcttctcttccactctgctcctctcatcgccgactctgctcctctgctaggcgatgccttagcaggaaaataaatattctccacctcagcctctactcctctgctagccgatgccttagcaggaaaaatttaacttttctcccccccactcttctcctctactaggcgcagcctaagcaggtaaaataaaattcatataatcctcataatacaagaacaaccacgaacttaatataagaacttggctttattaaatatcaactgaacgtaagacaaattcaggaacgaaatacatcaaaaatgaagtaaagatgttctctaaggtggtaagcgttctcatgcctctttagagccttacccagcgcattctccaactttcctctcagctcctcttgtacctccacaggacaaagttacccaTTTTGAAGCTTCTCCGAATGACTCTACAACTGcaagactgagctcaagcttccatgcgaatgctcgtgacttctcttttcttcttccttcacgattctttcataacaacgacgtgcgactttttggtccccgcacaggactccaactcctcttcccacaggaaacttaagcttctgatgataactggaagctactgctctaaaatccttcagggctggtcgtcctagaattccaCTATACGCTGACTGGGTATCTACTACAGTGAAGGCTATCAcctttgttacccgccgaggatcagtccccaaggataggggaagaacaatctgacccaaaggcaagatgacgtgttctgcaaacccatacagcggggtggataccggctcaaactcaaatcctctcatcttcatttgatccaacgtgctcttgaacaagacgttcacggagcttccattatcaataaatatccttgccacatcataattggcaatggtggccgtcaccaccaaggcatcgttatgtggagtcacaacgccccggaggtcttccggcccaaagctgatgacggggtcttgtggtaagtctgcaccactatatatctcaaagttctccaattttctcccatgtgctttccgagctcgcccagagtctccatcagtagcacccccgagatcatatgaatcattcctctcgtagggtggttatccttattcattcccctcctcggttccacgagctcctgagggacatcttgacatccaccttcccctctctgctcacccatcctctgatttatccatggagggccttgaccacgcctagggggcgagcgagacctttgtcgactccttaatgaggatccttctcgtctatcccgTGAAGATAATCTAGCACTGTACCCAACCCttcgcgacttctcccacctccccgcgggctccctcacctccatcacctcgtcccgactcctatctaggggaacatgggatgagaattgtcttctactactagttctgtcttcctctctttcccccgcacccctcttccttcctcctttctccgctccctcaactctacttcctccgggccggctctccatccttctgtaccgttgggcatcttccaagtttacatatttctcagctcgatccaacagatcatcatagctcaacggaggcttcttgaccaacgacttgaaaaactccactcccctcagtccttgtgtgaaggcacttatcataatgtcaggggtagccgctggtatttccagcgctgcactgttgaaacgctggacaaattctcgcaaagtttcattctcttgctgtttcatcacgaacagggtcaaataatttttctggtgcctcttgctgctggcaAATCTGTGCAAGAAAGCTGTAGCAAAATCGTCAAAAGActgtatggagttgggctgcagggtattaaaccattgctgggctgacctcaccaacgtgcccaggaacaccctgcacctgactccatctgaatattgatgtaacatggccgcattctcaaatctccccaagtgttcctcggggtcagtatgtccatcgtactctcccacattcgacTGTCGAAAAGTTGGAGGAAGTTCTTCTTCTAAAATGGCTAGTGAAAAgggacttcctctcttgggtgccggtgctctgcttcccaactgctgcctcaacatctGTATCTCCCTCCACATCTCCTCCATCTCCGGATTCTCCTCACTTGGGAGGGGTCGCGTCTCCTCCACCCTACTCTGACTGCCCTTCACATTctcctctcgctcctggcgagcggcctgctcttctgcaaacatagactcttgattcctcttcatggcctcatccactgttcgagtgataaattggcccagctgttccagggtcaagtttcccacattctcattgggatgggtttgctcgaccctcgtctcgtggatgggctgctcagttctggcctcttgacgaggttgttcatgtctcgtctcaagatgcggttgttcttgtcttgtctcaacatgagattgttcgggtcccctctgaggacgcgatgatgccgAGGTAACTCTTCTACTTCCTTTcttgcctaccatctctacgtctcaactcaagtgttcccacagacggcgccaagtgatactcacgggagatttagggtccgatccacgcaagcgtcactaatccagacacgggctccaaaattaccctgggcctgaaatcacaaataagaccgttaggagggggccaggagggtatcctggcgtagcccctccgacgctcaagtcagagactgaggatatatgggggagcagctaagggcgctgctgaaaataatatagtgaatccaatcactgaacactcaaacctggtatttataggagaatacatgggcccttgatgggcttgtcttccttttgagctagggatgggccaagggtaatgggcccatccatggggtatcagtatccatgaaatttttttatcacataGAACAACTGATTGGCAAATTCCCAAGCCAATGTATAGAAACTAATACGATCACTCATAACAGATACCTTGCAGAACAGCTATGAGGGGAAGTTTTCCACTTAATGGTACATACTTCCAAGTAAATGAGGTAAAATATGACCAATTCTTAGTTCTGATATAATTCCCTGCCCATCTATAGGTTTTCTCTGACCATGAAAGCAGCCTTCATCCAATGGATATTCCAAGAGAGTTGTTATGGAACATGCCAAGAAGAACAGTGTATTTCGGAACTTCAATACCAACAATATTTAAAGGTAAAAGAAGGGCCATAAACAACACGATAACTTAACACACATATCGAGAGACACTGACACTAGCATCTATTTCTTGTTATCAGGGCTATCAACAGAAGGAATCCAATATTGCTTTTGGAGAGGTATGTGCGGATATTAGATTGTTTACATTTTAACTTCTTCCACTTGAgttatgttatatttttcacGGTTGTTAGACAATTAATAAAACGTCCTTGTTACTTCTCCTATCCTTTTTACTTAACCCATTTTATCTCAGTGAAAAATGACTATTTTTCAAGCtaaaatttatattcatgcgCCATTAGACAACTTAAACTTGTTAAACCTTGGAACTAAATAATTTCCAGCAAACCTCACAGCTACATTTTGGTACAAAACCCATCATATCAGAAGATAACAGGTATGAAATGAACATGATAGTTTCACACTATTTGTTTTGAGCGAGTGTATACTGCTCATATAACACCTTTATTCCCCATTAGAGGATGTTAAATTCACATTGTAAAAGAGTGATATTTTAACTGACTGTATTGTTGTGACAAATTCTATGAGCTAAGCTATCAACCAGTCAAAGTTGTTAATTGTTCACTTTATATTTTCCCGCAGGGTTTGTTTGCATCCGGGGATTTGACAGAAAAACAAGAGCACCACGCCCCCTCATTGCCAGATTGCACTTTCCCGCTAGCAAATTAGgcagagagaaaagaaagacaAGTGCGAATTAGATGGAGTTTGCACTTCCTTATAAAAATTAAGTACTCATACCACGCAATACCAAGGTGTTGTACCTGGAGCCCAATGCACCAGAATACGAATCCACTCCAACGCCTTAAGTGCCCTCACCACTGTTGTATGAATGCCTGGTGCTTTCCTACCAGCACCCCAGTCGCTGGCAAAACTCGGAAAATCGTACTAAACACCCAGGGCATCCGAACAGAATTACTTTGTGTATGAACACAAGTACAGaacatttccccttcatttgttCTTTGCATTTTTCCTCTTCTCTCTGGGGCCTCTAAGTCCGTGTTGGTCAGCAGGATCCTTCTAATGCTATTGCTTGATGAGTATCAAAAACTGCTAAAAATCAAGGCAATTTAATTTTCTGACAAGGAGGTCATGCCAAACTTATCCTATGAGCAGCTAGAGAGCCTCGGCGAGATTCAGAAGTCAAAGCATCCCAGAAGTAATAAATCAGCTGCcctttgtttttaatttctgaTAGTTAGCCTTCAAATTTTAGGCATCTGACACAGGCAGTCCTCAAAGTAACCGTAAGTCTACACAACACCCATTAAAGCCAAACTAAAGTATCCGAATCCACGATACACAATAGAACTATCAGCTGTACTTGAAAATCTATACTCGGGACCATGACGTCCAACACCCCGCCATATAGATGATGAAGATTCATTGTATCTATCACCAATATATTGAGACGACCCATAATCAAATCCACGATGTCTAATTCCATGTGTACCAGATGTTGAAAAATCAAATGATctatcaa
The sequence above is a segment of the Primulina tabacum isolate GXHZ01 chromosome 6, ASM2559414v2, whole genome shotgun sequence genome. Coding sequences within it:
- the LOC142548510 gene encoding DNA glycosylase/AP lyase ROS1-like gives rise to the protein MRGSFPLNGTYFQVNEVFSDHESSLHPMDIPRELLWNMPRRTVYFGTSIPTIFKGLSTEGIQYCFWRGFVCIRGFDRKTRAPRPLIARLHFPASKLGREKRKTSAN